Within Staphylococcus sp. NRL 16/872, the genomic segment TGAATTACAAGCTATTTTTGAATTCCAAACTTTAATTTGTGAATTAACAAATATGGATGTAGCAAACTCTTCAATGTATGATGGCATTACTAGTTTTGCTGAAGCTTGTATCTTAGCTTTCAACCATACTAAAAAGAACAAGATTGTTGTTTCAAAAGGTCTTCATTATCAAGCATTACAAGTGCTTAAAACATATGTAAAAGTTCGTGAAGAATTTGAAATTGTTGAAGTTGATTTAGATGGCACAATTACTGATTTAGAAAAATTAGAACAAGCTGTTGATGATGAAACAGCTGCAGTAGCTGTTCAATATCCAAACTTCTATGGTTCAATTGAAGATTTAGAAAAAATCCATTCATTTATAGAAGATAAAAAAGCTTTATTTATCGTATACGCTAATCCATTAGCTTTAGGTTTATTAACTCCTCCAGGATCATTTGGTGCAGATATTGTAGTAGGAGATACTCAACCATTCGGCATCCCAACTCAATTTGGTGGTCCACACTGTGGTTACTTTGCTACTACTAAAAAATTAATGCGTAAAGTACCTGGTAGATTAGTTGGTGAAACTCAAGATGATGATGGCAATAGAGGTTTTGTATTAACATTACAAGCTCGTGAACAACATATTCGTCGTGATAAAGCTACTTCAAATATTTGTTCTAACCAAGCACTTAATGCTTTAGCTTCATCAATTGCTATGTCTGCTCTTGGTAAACAAGGTGTTTATGATATTGCAGTTCAAAACTTAGAACACGCTAATTATGCAAAAAATCAATTTAAAGAAAATGGTTTTGATGTTTTAGATGGAACATCATTTAACGAATTTGTAGTTAAATTTGATAAACCAATCAAAGAAGTTAACAAACAATTAGCTGAAGAAAGCTTTATTGGTGGCTTTGATTTAGGAGAAGCATCAAGTGATTTTAAAAATCATATGTTAGTTGCTGTTACTGAATTAAGAACTAAAGATGAAATAGATACATTTGTTAAGAAAGCTGGTGAGCTAAATGGTAGTAAGTAAATCAAGTCCATTAATTTTCGAAAGATCTAGAGCAGGTAGATATGCATATTCATTACCGCAAAGCGAAATTAAAGGTGATTCTGTTGAAAGCATTTTAGATGAAAAGTTCATCCGTAAAGATAAAGCAGAATTCCCAGAAGTAGCTGAATTAGATTTAGTACGTCATTACACTGAACTTTCAAATAAAAACTTTGGTGTAGATTCTGGTTTCTATCCACTAGGATCATGTACAATGAAATACAATCCAAAAATTAATGAAAGAGTAGCACGTATTCCAGGATTCGCTGAATCTCATCCATTACAAGAAGAAGAACAAGTACAAGGTTCTCTTGAAATTATTTATAGCTTACAAGAAGAGCTAAAAGAAATTACAGGTATGGATGAGGTTACATTACAACCTGCTGCTGGTGCTCATGGTGAATGGACAGCTTTAATGATCTTTAAAGCTTATCATATTGCTAATGGTGAAGGACATCGTGATGAAGTTATCGTTCCTGACTCAGCACATGGTACTAACCCAGCATCAGCTTCATTTGCAGGTTTCAAAGCTGTAACTGTTAAATCAAATGAACGTGGCGAAGTTGATATCGAAGATTTAAAACGCGTTGTAAACGAAAATACAGCAGCTATCATGTTAACAAACCCAAATACTTTAGGTATTTTCGAGAAAAACATTATGGAAATCCGTGAAATTGTTCACGAAGCAGGTGGTTTATTATACTATGATGGCGCAAACTTAAACGCTATTATGGATAAAGTTCGTCCTGGCGATATGGGATTTGACGCTGTACACTTAAACTTACACAAAACATTCACTGGTCCACACGGTGGTGGTGGCCCTGGTTCAGGTCCAGTAGGAGTTAAAAAAGAACTAGCAAGTTATCTTCCTAAACCGATGGTTGTTAAAGATGGCGATACTTTCAAATATGATAATGATATCGAAAATTCTATCGGTCGTGTAAAACCATTCTACGGTAACTTTGGAATCTACTTAAGAGCTTACACTTATATTAGAACTATGGGTGCTGAAGGCTTAAGAGAAGTTTCAGAAGCTGCTGTACTTAATGCAAACTATATTAAGGCACGCTTAAAAGAGCGTTATGAAATTCCTTATGATCAATATTGTAAACACGAATTTGTACTTAGTGGTTCTAAACAAAAAGAACATGGCGTTCGTACATTAGATATGGCTAAACGTTTATTAGACTTTGGTGTACATCCACCAACTATTTACTTCCCATTAAATGTTGAAGAGGGTATGATGATTGAGCCTACTGAAACTGAGTCTAAAGAAACATTAGATTACTTCATTGATGCAATGATACAAATTGCTGATGAAGCTGAAAATAATCCTGATACAGTTTTAGAAGCGCCTCATACTACAATTATTGATAGATTAGATGAAACTACTGCGGCTCGTAAACCAGTATTGAAATTCGAAAAATTACATGAAGAAAAACAATAATTTAATATAATTAGTAAGGCTTGGACAATTAATTGTGCAAGCCTTATTTTTTAATATTTCTATTTTTATAAAATAAAACACTTAGAGCTTATCTCTAAGTGTTTCTTACTGGCATACAACTATTTTTTAGTTTTAATTTTGCCAGTCCATTTTTTATATCCGCCTTTAAGCATATAAATATCTTTATAGCCATTCTTTTTAAGAATACGTGCTGCACGATAACCAGCAACGCCATTAGCATCACAAAGATAAATAGGTTGATCTTTTCTTAAACCTTGGAATCTTTGGCTAAACATAGAAATTGGAATATTACGTGCTCCATTAATATGTCCATAATCATAATCTACTTTTTCACGTACATCAATAACTTGAGCTTTTCTTAAGCCTTTATGAAATTCGTTTTGCTCTAACTCTGTCACAGCACGTTTATTAATAAACCAATTTCCTAGCATGTAAAGAATAATTAAGACTATAATAACTAATGCTATAATCAAAGATACATTCATATTGCATCCTCCCTAATTAACCGATATTATAATTATAAGGCTGTTAGCACAATTTATCAAAATTTTTTTATTGTCTAATTATGGCTTTATTAAAGTTAACGCTAATTTATATATTTGATTTATAAATAAATAAAAAATTTTGAATGGAGTTTTTTTATGACTGAAACATGGAATTTTATTAATACTGGAAGTCATGACCCATATTATAATATGGCTATGGATGAAGCTTTATTAAATTTTGTTTCTAGAGGGGAAATTGATCCAGTAATAAGATTTTACACATGGGACCCTGCGACATTATCAGTAGGATATTTTCAAAGACTAACAAAAGAAATAGATATTGATAAAGTAAAAGAAAAAGGATTTGGCTTAGTACGTCGTCAGACAGGTGGCCGAGGCGTTTTACATGATAAAGAATTAACGTACAGTGTTATCGTTTCAGAATCACATCCCAATATGCCATCTACTGTAACCGAAGCTTATCGTGTTATTTCAGAAGGTTTATTAGAAGGATTTAAGATATTAGGATTTGAAGCATATTTTGCCATACCTCGTTCAAAAGAAGAACGAGAAAAATTAAAACAACCTAGAAGTGCTGTTTGCTTTGATGCGCCAAGTTGGTATGAGCTTGTGGTTGAAGGACGTAAAATAGCAGGCAGTGCCCAAACTCGCCAAAAAGGTGTTATTCTACAACACGGTTCGTTACTACAAGATGTTGACGTCGATGAACTATTTGACATGTTTATCTTCAAAAATGAACGTTTAAAAGATAAAATGAAAAAAGCATTTGTAGATAAAGCTGTGGCAATAAATGATATTGCAGATCGATTTATTTCTATTGAAGAAATGGAAACAGCATTTGAAGAAGGCTTCAAAAAAGGTTTAAATATTGATTTTAAACCGTTAACTTTAACGGATGCACAATTAGCAGAAGTTAAAGAACTCGAGGAAAAATATCGTTCTGATGAATGGTTATATAAAAAATAATTAAAAAAGAGGCTGATAAATGTCTATTCTAAAAACTAGAGCAGAGTGATATTAACTCTTGTTCAAATTGGACATTATTAATTCAGCCTCTTTTATATATAAATTATTTGCGATTACGTCGTTTGTACTTTCTTACAGCTTTTCTATACTTTCTTTGATCTTCAGTAAGAAAGAAGAAGTAATAAATTAAATAAATAATTAATGCAATAATTGCAAAAGTAAAGATTGTTTTAACAAACGACATTAAAAATACATTTAGATTTAAAATTAATCCAATCGCTGCAATCGCTAAAACAATATAAAAAATAACATTTTTCAATTTAAAAACTCCTACGATTAAGAATTACTAGACATATTAATTTGCGATAATTTTGTTTTCCCTTTACTTAATTTTTCTTTGTTATTAGATTCGTAACCATTTTTAATATCTTTAAATGCAGATTGAAGATTTTTATTTATTTGTTTAATATTTTTATCTTCATTTTCATTATTGGCACTCATTTTATCTTTTGATACAGCATTTTTGTACTTACTGTAAGCGTCATCTATATCATTTGAAATAGTATTTAATTTCTCTAAGTTTTGATTTTTATCTTCTTTTTTCTTCTTAGTTAAGTCAAGCTTATTAAAATTTCCAATTACTTTAGCAATATTTTGATAATACTGAGAACTAGCACTTAAGAATTGGGTTTCATTATTATTATCTACAGTTTTAGATACATTTTTTTTATCATTATTTAAAGCATTTAATTGCGATTTCTGGTTACTGATATCTTGATTTAGTTGTTGGATATCTAGTTTCAAGTCGTGGTTTTCATCTCTTAATTTAGTTGTTTTATCTTCTAAAGGACCTAAGTTCTGAGTGCCACAGCCAACTAGCAAACACGAAGCTCCTATAATTGTTATTAATTTTTTCATGTAAATCTCCCTAAATCAAAATCTATTTATTCGAAAATAAGTATGATATCATTTTAATGTAAATAATTAAAATGTACAAACGTTATACAAGAGGTGGACAAAATGGATAAATTAGCAAAAATTCACGAATTACTTAACCAACAAGATTTAGACGCAGTTGTGATTTTATCAGACTATAACCGCAGATATGTTTCAGACTTTACAGGAACAAGTGGCGCACTTCTTATTTCTAAAAATGAAAATAAACTTATTACGGACTTCCGTTATATTGAACAAGCAACAAATCAAGCAGTCAATTTTGAAATTATTAATAGAAAAGGCAGTATTAATGATGAAATTATTTCAATCATAAATAATCAAAATTTTCAAAAAGTAGGGTTTGAAGGACGTTTAGTGAGTTATGATACATATCAAATTCTTAACAATACTTCGGCTCAATTGGTTAGTATAGGAAATGAAATTGAACATATCAGAGAAATTAAAACTCCTGAAGAAATAGAGAAAATTAAAATTGCTGCTAAAATTGTTGACGACACTTATAATTATCTATTAGAAACAGTTAAAGTTGGTATGACTGAAAGGGAAGTAAAAGCGTTATTAGAAAGTAAAATGTTAGAACTTGGTGCTGACGGTCCTTCATTCGATACAATCGTAGCTTCTGGCTATAGAGGTGCTTTACCTCATGGTGTCGCAAGCGATAAGGTAATTGAACAAGGAGATATGATCACTTTAGATTTTGGTGCATATTATAGAGGATATTGCTCTGATATCACACGAACTTTCGCTATAGGGGAACCTGATACTAAATTAAAAGAAATTTATGATATTGTCCTTAAATCTCAAATTAAAGCTATTAATGAAATTAAACCTGGTATGAGCGTAGAAGAAGCCGATGCATTATCTAGAGATTATATAGACGCACATGGTTATGGTGCAGAATTCGGCCATTCTTTAGGTCATGGTATTGGATTAGAAATTCATGAAGGACCATTATTGTCTAAAAATGCAAATGGTACAATTGAAGTAAATAACTGTGTTACTATTGAACCAGGTATTTATGTCGATGGTCTTGGTGGGGTACGTATTGAAGATGACATTTTAATCACTGAAAATGGTCGTGAAGTCTTTACTAAATGTACGAAAGACCTTATTATTTTATAGTAAGCGTATAATTGAGGAGGAAACTGAATGATTTCGGTTAATGATTTTAAAACAGGTTTAACTATTTCTGTAGATAATGGTATTTGGAAAGTTATTGATTTCCAACACGTAAAACCAGGTAAAGGTTCTGCCTTTGTACGTTCTAAATTACGTAACTTAAGAACTGGCGCTATCCAAGAAAAAACATTTAGAGCTGGTGAAAAAGTAGAACAAGCTATGATTGAAAACCGTCGTATGCAATACTTATATGCTGATGGTGATAATCATGTATTCATGGATAACGAAACATTTGATCAAACTGAGTTATCTGGTGATTACTTAAAAGATGAATTAAAATACTTAAAAGCTAATATGGAAGTTCAAATTCAATCTTACGAAGGCGAAACAATTGGTGTTGAATTACCTAAGACTGTTGAATTAGAAGTTACAGAAACTGAACCTGGTATCAAAGGTGATACTGCAACTGGTGCTACTAAATCTGCGACAGTTGAAACTGGATATACGTTAAATGTTCCTTTATTCGTAAATGAAGGAGACATTTTAGTTATCAACACTAGCGATGGTAGCTATATTTCAAGAGGTTAATATTTAGCGTTATGTACTACAACTCTGAGACATATTTTTTGTCTTAGAGTTTTTTAATTATATAAGTGGTTAAATAATAGTTTAAAAATGTATTTAGGTTGATTTTACAGAACCAAGAAAATATAAGAATAATCTCTAACAATTGAATTGAAAATGACACATGCTTGAATTGGTTGAAACAGTCAAGTAAAATAGATTGGTAGATGAAAACTAAGTCAAGGAGTCATTAACCTATGAATTTTAAAGAAATAAAAGAATTAATCGAAATTCTGGATCAATCAAGTTTAACTGAAATCAATATTGAAGATAATAAAGGTAGCGTAGTTAATTTAAAAAAACAAAAAGAAACTGAAATTATTACGCCACAATATGCGCAACCACAGGCTCCTGTAGTAGCGCCACAATCTTCAGCTTCTCAACCACAAACGACAGCTGAAACTACGCAACCATCAAGTTCTGAGAATGTTTCTGAGACAGAAACTAACTATCAAACAATTAATGCTCCTATGGTCGGTACATTTTATAAATCGCCGTCACCTGAAGAGGATGCATATGTTAAAGTAGGCGATAAAGTATCGGATGATTCAACAGTATGCATTTTAGAAGCTATGAAATTATTTAACGAAATACAAGCAGAGGTTTCTGGTGAAATCGTAGAAATATTAGTAGAAGACGGACAAATGGTAGAGTATGGCCAACCGTTATTTAAGGTGAAATAATGAAAAAGATTTTAATTGCTAACCGAGGTGAAATTGCGGTTAGAATTATTAGAGCATGTCATGATTTAGGTATTCAAACTGTTGCAATCTATTCTGAAGGAGATAAAGACGCATTACATACTCAAATTGCTGATGAAGCATATTGCGTTGGTCCTACTCAGTCTAAAGATTCATATTTAAATATTCCTAATATCTTATCTATAGCAACGTCTACAGGTTGTGACGGTGTTCATCCTGGTTATGGATTTTTAGCTGA encodes:
- the gcvPA gene encoding aminomethyl-transferring glycine dehydrogenase subunit GcvPA; this encodes MSHRYIPLTEKDKKEMLETIGANSINELFGDVPEDILLNRDLNIASGEAETTLLKRLNRVANKNITKETHASFLGAGVYDHYAPQVVDAMISRSEFYTAYTPYQPEISQGELQAIFEFQTLICELTNMDVANSSMYDGITSFAEACILAFNHTKKNKIVVSKGLHYQALQVLKTYVKVREEFEIVEVDLDGTITDLEKLEQAVDDETAAVAVQYPNFYGSIEDLEKIHSFIEDKKALFIVYANPLALGLLTPPGSFGADIVVGDTQPFGIPTQFGGPHCGYFATTKKLMRKVPGRLVGETQDDDGNRGFVLTLQAREQHIRRDKATSNICSNQALNALASSIAMSALGKQGVYDIAVQNLEHANYAKNQFKENGFDVLDGTSFNEFVVKFDKPIKEVNKQLAEESFIGGFDLGEASSDFKNHMLVAVTELRTKDEIDTFVKKAGELNGSK
- the gcvPB gene encoding aminomethyl-transferring glycine dehydrogenase subunit GcvPB, encoding MVVSKSSPLIFERSRAGRYAYSLPQSEIKGDSVESILDEKFIRKDKAEFPEVAELDLVRHYTELSNKNFGVDSGFYPLGSCTMKYNPKINERVARIPGFAESHPLQEEEQVQGSLEIIYSLQEELKEITGMDEVTLQPAAGAHGEWTALMIFKAYHIANGEGHRDEVIVPDSAHGTNPASASFAGFKAVTVKSNERGEVDIEDLKRVVNENTAAIMLTNPNTLGIFEKNIMEIREIVHEAGGLLYYDGANLNAIMDKVRPGDMGFDAVHLNLHKTFTGPHGGGGPGSGPVGVKKELASYLPKPMVVKDGDTFKYDNDIENSIGRVKPFYGNFGIYLRAYTYIRTMGAEGLREVSEAAVLNANYIKARLKERYEIPYDQYCKHEFVLSGSKQKEHGVRTLDMAKRLLDFGVHPPTIYFPLNVEEGMMIEPTETESKETLDYFIDAMIQIADEAENNPDTVLEAPHTTIIDRLDETTAARKPVLKFEKLHEEKQ
- a CDS encoding rhodanese-like domain-containing protein produces the protein MNVSLIIALVIIVLIILYMLGNWFINKRAVTELEQNEFHKGLRKAQVIDVREKVDYDYGHINGARNIPISMFSQRFQGLRKDQPIYLCDANGVAGYRAARILKKNGYKDIYMLKGGYKKWTGKIKTKK
- a CDS encoding biotin/lipoate A/B protein ligase family protein encodes the protein MTETWNFINTGSHDPYYNMAMDEALLNFVSRGEIDPVIRFYTWDPATLSVGYFQRLTKEIDIDKVKEKGFGLVRRQTGGRGVLHDKELTYSVIVSESHPNMPSTVTEAYRVISEGLLEGFKILGFEAYFAIPRSKEEREKLKQPRSAVCFDAPSWYELVVEGRKIAGSAQTRQKGVILQHGSLLQDVDVDELFDMFIFKNERLKDKMKKAFVDKAVAINDIADRFISIEEMETAFEEGFKKGLNIDFKPLTLTDAQLAEVKELEEKYRSDEWLYKK
- a CDS encoding SA1362 family protein encodes the protein MKNVIFYIVLAIAAIGLILNLNVFLMSFVKTIFTFAIIALIIYLIYYFFFLTEDQRKYRKAVRKYKRRNRK
- a CDS encoding aminopeptidase P family protein, with amino-acid sequence MDKLAKIHELLNQQDLDAVVILSDYNRRYVSDFTGTSGALLISKNENKLITDFRYIEQATNQAVNFEIINRKGSINDEIISIINNQNFQKVGFEGRLVSYDTYQILNNTSAQLVSIGNEIEHIREIKTPEEIEKIKIAAKIVDDTYNYLLETVKVGMTEREVKALLESKMLELGADGPSFDTIVASGYRGALPHGVASDKVIEQGDMITLDFGAYYRGYCSDITRTFAIGEPDTKLKEIYDIVLKSQIKAINEIKPGMSVEEADALSRDYIDAHGYGAEFGHSLGHGIGLEIHEGPLLSKNANGTIEVNNCVTIEPGIYVDGLGGVRIEDDILITENGREVFTKCTKDLIIL
- the efp gene encoding elongation factor P produces the protein MISVNDFKTGLTISVDNGIWKVIDFQHVKPGKGSAFVRSKLRNLRTGAIQEKTFRAGEKVEQAMIENRRMQYLYADGDNHVFMDNETFDQTELSGDYLKDELKYLKANMEVQIQSYEGETIGVELPKTVELEVTETEPGIKGDTATGATKSATVETGYTLNVPLFVNEGDILVINTSDGSYISRG
- the accB gene encoding acetyl-CoA carboxylase biotin carboxyl carrier protein, which produces MNFKEIKELIEILDQSSLTEINIEDNKGSVVNLKKQKETEIITPQYAQPQAPVVAPQSSASQPQTTAETTQPSSSENVSETETNYQTINAPMVGTFYKSPSPEEDAYVKVGDKVSDDSTVCILEAMKLFNEIQAEVSGEIVEILVEDGQMVEYGQPLFKVK